From the Microbacterium thalassium genome, one window contains:
- a CDS encoding ABC transporter permease, with protein MTAAPPASRTPARAARSLARTRRWYAVGWGVLGVLAVIALWELYKFLGPAEGLVVGAVEGETGSGVMLLPRTHDRAMPHVWDMVARLFEPTSGGATPPLWVSVAAAAALTLGIAAVGWVIGVIVGGILGLVMQRWRLVEWGLLPWIVVSQIVPLIAFAPVVNAIGNQIDRDVMPWPQWLSVAVIASYLAFFPVAVGVLRGLAAPDRIHVDLMRTYAAGYWATLLRLRLPASVPYLLPALRLAAANAVVGAVVAEVSIGMRGGIGRMLLQLAGQASADPAAPWGPTFGSILIGLIAAGSVALLGIGLKNYRRGEATA; from the coding sequence ATGACGGCCGCCCCGCCCGCTTCCCGCACCCCGGCTCGCGCCGCGCGATCCCTCGCGCGGACGCGCCGCTGGTACGCGGTCGGGTGGGGTGTGCTCGGCGTCCTCGCGGTCATCGCGCTGTGGGAGCTGTACAAGTTCCTCGGTCCCGCCGAGGGCCTGGTCGTCGGCGCCGTCGAGGGCGAGACCGGATCGGGCGTCATGCTCCTCCCCCGCACCCACGACCGCGCCATGCCGCACGTGTGGGACATGGTGGCGCGCCTGTTCGAGCCCACGAGCGGCGGAGCGACACCGCCCCTGTGGGTGTCGGTGGCCGCGGCGGCGGCGCTGACCCTCGGCATCGCGGCCGTCGGCTGGGTCATCGGCGTCATCGTCGGCGGCATCCTCGGCCTCGTCATGCAGCGGTGGCGGCTGGTCGAGTGGGGCCTGCTGCCGTGGATCGTCGTCAGCCAGATCGTGCCGCTGATCGCCTTCGCACCCGTCGTGAACGCGATCGGCAACCAGATCGACCGCGACGTGATGCCGTGGCCGCAGTGGCTGTCGGTGGCGGTCATCGCGTCGTATCTGGCGTTCTTCCCGGTCGCGGTGGGGGTCCTGCGCGGCCTCGCCGCGCCCGACCGCATCCATGTCGACCTGATGCGCACGTACGCCGCCGGATACTGGGCGACCCTGCTGCGTCTGCGGCTGCCGGCATCCGTTCCCTACCTGCTGCCGGCGCTGCGCCTCGCCGCGGCGAACGCCGTCGTCGGCGCCGTCGTCGCCGAGGTGTCGATCGGCATGCGCGGCGGCATCGGCCGCATGCTGCTGCAGCTCGCGGGGCAGGCGTCGGCCGACCCCGCCGCCCCGTGGGGCCCCACCTTCGGGTCGATCCTCATCGGCCTCATCGCCGCCGGCTCCGTCGCGCTTCTCGGGATCGGCCTGAAGAACTACCGCAGAGGAGAGGCGACCGCATGA
- a CDS encoding TIGR03842 family LLM class F420-dependent oxidoreductase gives MDFGVVLQTNPPAARTVQLAKLAEAHGFSHVWTFDSHLLWEEPYVIYSAILAQTNRITVGPFVTNPATRDWTVTASVFATLNEMYGNRTVCGIGRGDSAVRVTNGRPSSMAELRESIHVIRELANSRAVEYKGSTLQFPWSRGSELEVWVAAYGPMALKLTGEVGDGFILQLADLDIAAWMIKTVRDAAEAAGRNPDDIAFCVAAPMYIGDDIGHMRDQTRWFGGMVGNHVADIVAKYGHQGDGVPQALTDYIAGRTGYDYNTHGKSDNDHVDFVPDEIVDRFCILGTAEQHIEKLKALAELGVTQFAGYLQHDNKEETMRVYGETVIPALADHVTAKS, from the coding sequence ATGGACTTCGGCGTCGTCCTGCAGACAAACCCGCCCGCGGCGCGCACCGTGCAGCTGGCCAAGCTGGCCGAGGCCCACGGCTTCAGCCACGTGTGGACCTTCGACTCGCACCTGCTGTGGGAGGAGCCGTACGTCATCTACTCGGCGATCCTCGCGCAGACGAACCGCATCACCGTCGGGCCGTTCGTGACGAATCCGGCCACGCGCGACTGGACGGTCACGGCATCCGTCTTCGCCACGCTCAACGAGATGTACGGCAACCGCACGGTGTGCGGCATCGGCCGCGGCGATTCGGCCGTGCGGGTCACCAACGGCCGGCCGTCGTCCATGGCGGAGCTGCGCGAGTCGATCCACGTGATCCGCGAGCTCGCGAACTCGCGAGCCGTGGAGTACAAGGGCTCGACGCTGCAGTTCCCGTGGAGCCGCGGCTCGGAGCTGGAGGTGTGGGTCGCCGCGTACGGACCGATGGCGCTCAAGCTCACCGGCGAGGTGGGCGACGGGTTCATCCTGCAGCTGGCCGACCTCGACATCGCGGCCTGGATGATCAAGACGGTCCGGGATGCCGCCGAGGCCGCGGGCCGAAACCCCGACGACATCGCGTTCTGCGTCGCCGCGCCGATGTACATCGGCGACGACATCGGGCACATGCGCGACCAGACCCGCTGGTTCGGCGGAATGGTCGGCAACCACGTGGCGGACATCGTCGCGAAGTACGGCCACCAGGGCGACGGGGTGCCGCAGGCGCTGACCGACTACATCGCGGGCCGCACCGGCTACGACTACAACACGCACGGCAAGTCCGACAACGACCACGTGGACTTCGTGCCCGACGAGATCGTCGACCGCTTCTGCATCCTCGGCACCGCCGAGCAGCACATCGAGAAGCTGAAGGCGCTCGCCGAGCTCGGCGTCACGCAGTTCGCCGGCTACCTGCAGCACGACAACAAGGAGGAGACGATGCGGGTCTACGGCGAGACCGTGATCCCCGCACTCGCCGACCATGTGACGGCCAAGTCATGA
- a CDS encoding ABC transporter ATP-binding protein, whose product MTGRTTDAAPAGTTTTAPAVSASGVEKVFATKTGDITALTDVHLEVAAGEFVSLIGPSGCGKSTLLRLIADLDGPTAGSLEIFGKPAAQARADQDYGIAFQQAGLLPWRTVAGNISLPLELHGHARAERTARVAELAELVNLSDFVDRYPDELSGGMQQRVAIARALAASPRLLLMDEPFGALDEMTREYLQSELTRIAAETGAAVVFVTHSIPEAVFLSDRVVVMSPRPGRITEVVETTFGDTRDEDLRESPAYFERVTAVREALHGTRIERANER is encoded by the coding sequence ATGACCGGACGCACGACGGATGCCGCCCCGGCGGGCACGACCACGACCGCTCCGGCGGTCTCGGCCAGCGGCGTCGAGAAGGTCTTCGCGACCAAGACCGGCGACATCACCGCCCTCACCGACGTGCACCTCGAGGTGGCCGCGGGCGAGTTCGTCTCGCTCATCGGCCCGTCCGGGTGCGGCAAGTCGACGCTGCTGCGGCTCATCGCGGACCTCGACGGACCGACGGCGGGGTCGCTGGAGATCTTCGGCAAGCCCGCCGCGCAGGCCCGCGCCGACCAGGATTACGGCATCGCGTTCCAGCAGGCGGGGCTCCTCCCGTGGCGCACCGTCGCGGGGAACATCTCGCTGCCGCTCGAGCTGCACGGGCACGCTCGCGCCGAGCGGACCGCGCGGGTGGCCGAGCTCGCCGAGCTGGTGAACCTCTCGGACTTCGTCGACCGCTACCCCGACGAGCTGTCCGGCGGCATGCAGCAGCGCGTCGCGATCGCGCGTGCGCTGGCGGCGAGCCCCCGCCTGCTGCTGATGGACGAGCCGTTCGGCGCCCTCGACGAGATGACGCGCGAGTATCTGCAGTCGGAGCTCACGCGCATCGCCGCCGAGACCGGCGCCGCCGTCGTCTTCGTCACGCACTCGATCCCCGAGGCGGTGTTCCTGTCGGACCGCGTCGTCGTCATGAGCCCCCGCCCGGGCCGCATCACCGAGGTCGTCGAGACGACCTTCGGCGACACCCGCGACGAGGACCTGCGCGAGTCGCCGGCGTACTTCGAGCGCGTCACCGCGGTGCGCGAGGCGCTGCACGGCACCCGCATCGAGAGGGCGAACGAGCGATGA
- the hydA gene encoding dihydropyrimidinase — translation MATTLIKGGTVVSATGRGEADVLIDGETIVAVLAPGSELLGTDLTASVDTVVDATGKYVIPGGIDAHTHMQLPFGGTSASDTFETGTRAAAWGGTTTIVDFAVQKYGERVEDGLAHWHELAAGNCAIDYGFHQIIGGVDEDSLAAMPRLIDEGVSSFKLFMAYPGVFYSDDAQILKAMQISAETGLLTMMHAENGPAIDVLAEQLVAKGNTSPYFHGKARAWQMEEEATHRAIMLSNLTGAPLYVVHVSAKQAVEQLAWARDNGQNVFGETCPQYLYLSLEEQLGATSEEWGDFEGAKWVCSTPLRSRAEGHQDHMWQALRTNDLQMVSTDHCPFCMKDQKELGLADFRAIPNGIGSVEHRMNLMYQGVVTGELSLERFVELTSTTPARMFGMYGKKGVIQPGADADIVVYDPNGHTSIGYEKTHHMNMDHSAWEGYEIDGHVDTVIARGKIIVDDDQYLGSKGDGKYLKRGLSQYLL, via the coding sequence GGACGTCCTCATCGACGGCGAGACGATCGTCGCCGTGCTCGCGCCGGGGTCGGAGCTGCTCGGCACCGACCTCACGGCGTCCGTGGACACCGTCGTCGACGCGACCGGCAAGTACGTGATCCCGGGCGGGATCGACGCGCACACCCATATGCAGCTGCCGTTCGGCGGCACGAGCGCCAGCGACACGTTCGAGACCGGCACGCGCGCCGCCGCGTGGGGCGGCACGACCACGATCGTCGACTTCGCCGTGCAGAAGTACGGCGAGCGCGTGGAGGACGGGCTGGCCCACTGGCATGAGCTGGCCGCCGGCAACTGCGCGATCGACTACGGCTTCCACCAGATCATCGGCGGCGTCGACGAGGACTCCCTCGCGGCGATGCCGAGGCTCATCGACGAGGGCGTGTCGAGCTTCAAGCTCTTCATGGCCTACCCCGGGGTGTTCTACTCCGACGACGCCCAGATCCTCAAGGCCATGCAGATCTCGGCCGAGACGGGCCTGCTGACGATGATGCACGCCGAGAACGGTCCCGCGATCGACGTTCTCGCCGAGCAGCTGGTCGCGAAGGGCAACACCAGCCCGTACTTCCACGGCAAGGCCCGTGCGTGGCAGATGGAGGAGGAGGCCACGCACCGCGCCATCATGCTGTCGAACCTCACCGGCGCCCCGCTGTACGTCGTGCACGTGAGCGCGAAGCAGGCCGTCGAGCAGCTCGCGTGGGCGCGCGACAACGGCCAGAACGTGTTCGGCGAGACGTGCCCGCAGTACCTGTACCTGTCGCTCGAGGAGCAGCTGGGCGCGACGAGCGAGGAGTGGGGCGACTTCGAGGGCGCCAAGTGGGTGTGCTCGACGCCGCTGCGCTCGCGCGCCGAGGGCCACCAGGACCACATGTGGCAGGCGCTGCGCACGAACGACCTGCAGATGGTCTCGACCGACCACTGCCCGTTCTGCATGAAGGACCAGAAGGAGCTGGGCCTGGCGGACTTCCGCGCGATCCCCAACGGCATCGGGTCGGTCGAGCACCGCATGAACCTCATGTACCAGGGCGTCGTGACCGGCGAGCTGAGCCTCGAGCGCTTCGTGGAGCTGACCTCGACGACGCCGGCGCGCATGTTCGGCATGTACGGCAAGAAGGGCGTCATCCAGCCGGGAGCCGACGCCGACATCGTCGTCTACGACCCGAACGGGCACACCTCGATCGGGTACGAGAAGACCCATCACATGAACATGGACCACTCCGCGTGGGAGGGCTACGAGATCGACGGCCACGTCGACACGGTCATCGCCCGCGGCAAGATCATCGTCGACGACGACCAGTACCTGGGGTCCAAGGGCGACGGCAAGTACCTCAAGCGGGGCCTCAGCCAGTACCTGCTCTGA
- a CDS encoding ABC transporter permease — MTAAPPGNVGLTRAKPVRRLPSERPLPPWLRIVAPIAVGVIGLVLWVLWVDVLGAAPRMLPSPFAVIAEFIARWGIISEDMLITGTNALIGLAFGTLFALVLAGLAAAIGPADQMMAPLVAAIAVVPIVALTPIFNTMFGASSQFGRIAVATIAAFVPVFINVLRGLRQTDPVHRDLMRASAASASQTFRHLTLPAALPHLMTGLRIASSLAVIAALVAEYFGGPADGIGTAIATYAKSGRAALAWAYVLGGILIGLIFFLATSLLERLVTRRPPV; from the coding sequence ATGACGGCCGCACCGCCCGGCAATGTCGGGCTCACGCGCGCGAAGCCGGTGCGCCGGCTGCCCTCCGAGCGCCCGCTGCCGCCGTGGCTGCGGATCGTCGCGCCGATCGCGGTCGGGGTCATCGGCCTGGTGCTGTGGGTGCTGTGGGTGGATGTGCTCGGCGCGGCGCCGCGGATGCTCCCGAGCCCGTTCGCGGTCATCGCCGAGTTCATCGCCCGCTGGGGCATCATCTCGGAGGACATGCTCATCACGGGCACGAACGCCCTGATCGGCCTCGCTTTCGGCACGCTCTTCGCGCTCGTGCTCGCCGGGCTCGCCGCCGCGATCGGGCCCGCGGATCAGATGATGGCACCGTTGGTCGCGGCGATCGCGGTCGTCCCGATCGTCGCCCTCACGCCGATCTTCAACACGATGTTCGGCGCCTCCAGTCAGTTCGGCCGCATCGCCGTCGCGACCATCGCGGCGTTCGTGCCGGTGTTCATCAACGTGCTGCGCGGCCTTCGCCAGACCGATCCCGTCCACCGCGACCTGATGCGCGCCTCGGCAGCATCCGCCTCCCAGACGTTCCGCCATCTGACGCTGCCCGCGGCCCTCCCCCACCTCATGACCGGTCTGCGCATCGCGAGCTCGCTCGCGGTGATCGCGGCTCTCGTCGCCGAGTACTTCGGCGGTCCAGCCGACGGCATCGGCACCGCCATCGCCACGTACGCCAAGTCGGGGCGCGCGGCGCTCGCGTGGGCGTACGTTCTCGGCGGCATCCTCATCGGGCTCATCTTCTTCCTCGCCACGTCGCTCCTGGAGCGGCTCGTGACGAGGCGTCCGCCGGTCTGA